The DNA region TTCTTATAAATAAGAAGAGGCTCTTCCATGATCATTTATTTCTTTTCCCTGCTGATCTCATTACCATTTTCATCGACTTCAATAACTTCCTCTACAATCTCTGTACCTTCTTCAGCAGCGCTGTCAACCTCAACAACTTCTTCTATGGTCTCGGTATCTGTCGTTTTTCTCTGTTTAGAAAGCCGATCAGTTTCTTCCGGATTTTCTGCTTCTGCACCAATTACTGCTGCACCGGCTTTTTTTGCCGTTTCAGCATCAATCAGATCAACGTCACCATGATGAATTGCCGTTTTTTCAACCTTAATTACAACCTTAGGCGCGATTTCAAGTTCTACATATTTATCACGCAATACCTTAATGATTCCATGAACACCACCGGAAGTCACCACATGATCCCCTTTTCTTAAAGAAAGAAGAAAACGCCCGCGCTCCAATTGTAACTTCTTCTGGGGACGATACATAAAAAAGTAAAAAATAGCAATTAAAATCAAAAATGGCCAAAACATTCCCAAAATATTTACTGCATCTTCCATTATACTCACCTCCAAGCATCATATGGTTTATTTTACCACAGCAGTTTCTGATTGTCTTTACTTTCAAGCCGACACATTCAACTCAGATTTTTATAATCACTATAATTTACAATGAACATTATTAATCGTAATCATTTCTTCCTATAGAATGCAATACTTTCACGCTATCATTGCTTATAATGTTCCATAAAATGTTCCCTGAATTCAGAAAAGTTTCCTTGCACAATCGCTTCACGCATATCACGCATGAACTGAAGCAAAAAATACAGATTATGAATCGTAACCAATCGAAACGCCAGCAACTCTTCTGATTTATATAAATGCC from Dialister invisus DSM 15470 includes:
- the yajC gene encoding preprotein translocase subunit YajC produces the protein MEDAVNILGMFWPFLILIAIFYFFMYRPQKKLQLERGRFLLSLRKGDHVVTSGGVHGIIKVLRDKYVELEIAPKVVIKVEKTAIHHGDVDLIDAETAKKAGAAVIGAEAENPEETDRLSKQRKTTDTETIEEVVEVDSAAEEGTEIVEEVIEVDENGNEISREKK